CCTTAATTGTTAcgcaaatataatttacagaCATCAAGAGAGACTTGAATTATTCCCACACTAACTGtgttagaaataaatttatgatttCAATAGACTTTCCGCTCAGTGCCTGAAATATTCACTAACTGGCGTTGCCCTTCCGTTTGATTGCAGCCGACCGAGCGAGCAGCAAAGCCATCAGACAGCAATTCGATACAATGACAGCAGTTGGGCCGTACCTCCgcttccatctccatctccagtGCGAGTGCCAACGCCAGTGACCAGCTCCAAGGATATGCGAAGGGTGTGCGTGCCCCGACCGCCGAGTAGGGCTTAGTTGGGCAGGCCCAGAACAGGACAGCAGCCGGAGATAGCTCCTCTGCGGACGCAACCGGCCGATCCATGGCTGTCAACTTGCAGTTGAATAATTTAAGCGTCATTTATCCATCGCTCATGTATGTGGCCGCCTCCTCCCTCGCCGCAGGCGGCCGGGGACTGGGACTGGCAGGATCGGGGCTGCCGGAGAACATATCCATCGTTTACGAGGACCTGCTGAGTGCGGCGAATGGAACGGGAGGGGGAGCTCCAGCGACAGCTGGAAcgagagctggagcaggaggcGCGACGGGATTGAATGTCGTTCTGCCGCAGGGTGGGCCAAATGAGACCGCTGGCGGCGCCGCATCGGATGCAGTGGATGCTCTGACAGAGGCCGGTCCCACCGCTGCCGTAACcacatttaattattacaacgagtccgcggcggcagcggagtGGGAGCACTTCTACGACTTGGTGCTCTCCTGGCAGGGCATCTGCCTGATTGCCGTCTTCGCCACCTTTATCGTGGTGACCGTCATCGGCAACACCCTGGTAATTCTGGCCATCCTGACCACGCGTCGCCTGCGCACCATCACCAACTGCTTTGTGATGAGCCTGGCGGTTGCCGACCTGCTCGTGGGCATATTCGTAATGCCACCCGCCGTCGCAGTTCATCTCATAGGTGAGTTTCCCCAGTTTGGTGTACTCCGAGGGCTCCTTGGGGCTCTGTGCCGTGCCAGGGCCATTAAGGTGCTTCCGTGAAAGTAGGCGGCGTTTGCTGGGCTTTTCGCGTGATTAGAAGATGAAGATGCCATTCCGGTAAATCCCTCAAAAAATTGCTAACAAAAGCTTTGTGGCCAAAAAGCACACAGCGAGAAAAATAGTGCACAAGACagagtataaataaaaattcagataaaatagaaaaccaagctttaaatttgtttttaaattaaaatgcatatTTAGGAGAtgcttaaaaatcaataacatGAGTAAAGACATTATTTTACTTAAtagggattttttattttattttattggaatttttacTTAGTTTTTTTCAAGAATATAAAGCAATACATTCTCATATTTTGTAAGATTTTAAGTAATATAAAATCTTCTcaaattagaaataaaaaaatatatcctaaaaataggaaaaaaatatttaaaatatctttaaaaattaagaaatacaCACATTTTATCCTAActcgatatttttaaaatatttttaatacaatattGGGGTTTTCAAAGAAgttataaattctttaatattaaaacgaaaattatattaattatttgttttttttttttaatcacaaTTTTTATACAACTTTAAGTGTAATGTAACAAAGTAGCACGAATAGAAATAAGAGCACGAACGCGAACAGGAAGAGGCGGGGCCTTGCCGGCATATTTATGTAAATGCTGCTAGCTGGAATATGCGAGTATGTATCTCTCTCGCCTTATGGATTTGGATTCTTTGAACCGAAAgaatttctttcatttttcgCCTTCGCTTTCATGCGATTTCCTCGACTGCAAAAAATACGGGGAAAAAAAACGTTCAGAAAAAAGTAACGAAAGGCCTAAAAACGAGGCACAGCATTCCCGAGCCCCAACTTTGTGGCATTCTTTAAAGGCAAACGGCATGTCGAAAGTTTGTCATAATCAGCCGACCCGTTGGCAAATcgggcaaaaaagaaaaatactcGATGGAAAATAGTTGGCTTGTCGTTGGTTAGTTCTTCCCACTGAATGGGAAATGGGCCAAGCCTGAACACTCGTATTATCTTGGCCCAACTAGCTCCTATTAACCGAAACTTTGCTCCAGTCTATTCTTCCGTTTTCGGTAAATTAAAACCACTTCAGATTTGTAAAAGTTCTTGGTAAATCCCAATCCTTATTCCACCTCCCCTCGAGCTGCTTCCAGGTAAACAATTTAAGGGAGCCTTAGCGCAAACTTTACGATGTTGTTTTTTCCAAAGTTTTCATTATAAAGTTGGCTCGTAACAAGGATTTGGAATTAACAGGTCCGTGTTATTGTAATAAATGGTATTTCTGTATTAATTACCGACGGCTTGGCTCCATATTGGATTGCTCAGATTGGCAATCTTGAAACAGGAACCAGGAAACCATGTGCCCAACTGCATCCTTACCGTTAACTAGAGCAGGGCAATTTTCGTCCATAATGAGCTGGCTGCTTTCTGGCCTTCGGGTCCTTGGGCCTTTCACAAAAACAACTTTTCATTTGGCGCTCCGAGACCATTTGAGGGGCActtgattaaaaaattaatcgGTTGACAGGCCGCAGACGAGGAGAAACTGCTCAAAGTGCCCACAAATTCAATGCAGGAGCTGGCAAGAGTTGAGCTGAGACTGGCCAAACCACTAACGGGGCTTATGTGCGCGTTGGGTCAGGTTCGGGCCCAAAATTTTCACAACTGGCCTGTTTAATTGGCCTTAGGTGAGGCATTTGGCCGAGAGCCGCCCTGGCAAAATGTTGCTAATCAAATTGACTTTGGACCGGAATTTTAAGTTGCCGACAAAAGCTGGcgaaagtttttaatttggtatttTGATTGCAGGCTCGTGGCAACTCGGCTGGGTGCTCTGCGACATTTGGATCTCCCTCGACGTGCTCCTCTGCACGGCCTCCATTCTCAGCCTGTGCGCCATCAGCGTGGACAGGTGAGAGCAGCGTGACGGTGTCCcgtgcatacatatattccaGTATTCCCCCAAATCGTAAATCTTTGCATCTCCCCAACCATCCGACAGGTACTTGGCCGTGACCAGGCCGCTCACGTACTCCCGTAAACGGCGCTCGAAACGTTTGGCCCTAATCATGATCCTAATCGTCTGGCTCCTTGCCCTGGCCATCACCTGTCCCCCCATCCTGGGCTGGTAAGTGCActcaaacaaatattttcgggttcatttgcactttattaaaactgaaaactcAAATACAAGTTGAAGGAGCTTTAGAAACACTCTGAGAACTGTGGGAAATTCagcaaaataaagtttttggtaaaataatttcaaggacatataatttaaattggaaatattcgtatacttatatatatttaaaataagaacaTTAATACGTTATAAAGAAAACTTTGGCTTCCATAAAATATTCACAATGTAAAGTAGTTCTTAAAGAAATCTACTGAACAGAAAATTTTGTAATACACCACGATTAACTTTCAGTGCATTTAAATTCGTGAATTTTAGCAAGCAACTCTGATTTTAAACGAAATAAAAGGGAAATGCTCAATTAGTTCTCCATCATCACTGCTTGATGTCCATTTAACTGTCAAAAGTCTGGATAAAGAAATtccttaatttaattgaaagtcTTAAAGACCTTAAAATGTTGCCAAGTGCCTGCAGATAAAACAAATACAAGTAGGACACCTACTGGTATCACTTAGAGACCTTTAAACTGTCAAATTATCTCAGAGACTGAAGTCATATAACGTTGACACCTATTTGAGGTCCATTTAAGTGAAATTTCAgacaaatttatttgaaaagcATGCAAATTTGAGTCCTTAGTCCTGCCTGAGTGCCGTCTCCCCAGCTGAACAAACCAAATAGAATTAGGTGGCAATTGCCTTGGCTCTGTGCGCTGCACAGCAGCGGAAGCAAATAATTGAGGACTTCCTGCATTAGCCGACTTTTGTTGTAATTAATTGTATCTTGTGCTCATTTCCTGTCCCTTTGCCAGGTACGAGCCGGGACGCAGGGACCTGCGGGAGTGTCGCTACAACCAAAACGAGGGCTACGTCATCTTCTCGGCCATGGGCTCCTTCTTCATACCAATGGCAGTCATGATTTATGTGTATGCAAGAATTTCCTGTGTCATTGCATCCAGGCACGACAATATGACCGACATAAGTGTTCACAACAAGGTAAGCACCGTCACCAGACCCAACCTACTCCAACAAAAAGCACAAATACGGAATACGGAATATGATGGTGCGAGTGCAGCTGCAAACAGTCCAGCTGCCCCTGCCTCAAAGCCATCTCTATTCCAGCCCCTACATCCCTACACTTCAGTCCACTGCACTGAACATTGCACACTGCCACTGGCACTCCcactcctcctcatcctcctcctcctcgccggCTTAAAGGCCACTCCACGTACGGCACAAACTGCGGCACATTTGTTTCATAATTCCCAAACGCTAGGAGCTTACACAGATTTAAATGCCATATACCCTGGCCCCGGCTGCGGGTATGTCCCCACTTCCGTTTGTCCGGCAGCAGCCGTTGCTTTAATGCACGTCAGAATGAAAGTTTCCCCCTATAACTTTGCCGCTTTATGCAGCCATTAAGCCCAACTTGCCACCATTGATACCTCACTACGACTTTTAGGTCACCTGACATATATGGGCATCGTTTACCTGTTAGTATAGTACCCTGCCTCGTTGAGGTATCATTTTCCGGCCTGTTCCACACATTTATATACTATTCTCCTTGATAAAACTTTTACAAAGAGATGCCAAATATTAGAGATGTAAGGGTATTTAAGCAATAGACTTTAATTATGTAAAATTCTATTCTGAAATGCCAACCACACATTAAACTGAATATAAATGTTTGTGCATGTGGCCTGATGTGTCAAAGTTTTTAGTGTAAAGCTAGCTTTAAATTTCCTGCAACTGATGTTGAAgaacacatttttttattaaatataaaaacatcagaaaatttaaataaaataaagtttttcgTTTGTAAAATACTTGAAAGTTTacacaaaaaggaaaacatttaaaattcacTTCAAATAtcaaaagcttttaaaaatccttgaataaatttgaatatcATTTAGAGATTTTAGAAAGTATCCATGTATCGATAAGCTCCTGTCGTTATTTCCATACTATTGATCATAGATAATCCTATAATTCTTCCTCAACATATTCAAAATAGTCTTTaactagaaaatatataaactacagttttcttagaaaaaaaaataccttaaattCCCTAATTACTGTATCAACGACTTAATTATATCCCCTTCTAAGGAAATGTAACCTCTTTTCCTATCCTAATAAGTATAAAATTCCAAACCTAAATAGAGTACTTACACCTTCGACATCACGTGACCACCACTATACCCTTGCCAATCGACTCTCCGGCACTTAACTTTTACCGCACATTGACTTCACCTAAGTTATTTATCATCCGCATTGACTTACCCGCCTTGTGCACTTTGCGTGTCTAGAAATTCAAGCGCTACACGGCAGCGGACGTGGAGAACGAGCTgtcggagcaggagcagcacagCTCAGTGGgccagcggcagcggcaggcCACATCGCGCACCTTCTCCAACCAGACGATAGCCAAGGAGCTGCACGAAATGATGCTGAGCGACAGCGACAACtgtgctgctcctcctgttGCTGGCGGCGGACCTTCAGGCGGAGGCGGCACTGCAGGGACTACAGGCTCCTCCGCAGGCGCCCACTGTCAATCGCTGCTGGCACTGCCCTCCGGCGGAGCAGGGGGCGGCGGCAAGAACGGGTGTTACGAGCTCACGCGACCTTCATCGCTGAAACGCACGTCCACGGCCTCGACGACCATTACCACAATGACAAGTGGAATCGGGCCGGGCAGCAGTCTCCTAGATGCCCAGTGGCAGGCCCAGTCAGCAGGCCAGGCGCCCCGGCCCCACAGCTTCCGGCACTCGCGTGGCCATCACCATCATCCGCACTATCATCTCCAAAGCGGAGTGACCGCAACATCGGCGAGTGGCGGTGGGGCAGGAGCTGGtgccaacaccaccaccagcaagTCGCTGTCCAACCGGATTACGTCGCTGAAGAAGGAGAATAAGACGACGCAGACACTGAGCATTGTGGTGGGCGGCTTCATCGCCTGCTGGCTGCCCTTCTTCGTCAACTATCTGATCACCCCCTTTCTGGCCGAGCACCAGGCCAGCCACATGCTGGCCAAGGCGCTCACATGGCTGGGATGGTTCAACAGCGCCATCAATCCGTTCATCTACGCCTTCTACAGTGTGGACTTCCGTGCGGCCTTCTGGCGCCTCACCTGCAAGCGTTTCTTCAGCGCCGGCCAGAAGCCGCAGTTCCCCACGAACACGATGTCCATCAGGCGATAAAGGAGCAGGGAGCACGGTGGGAGAGGCCTCAACCCGTCAAGCCCTGAACAAATGGCCAGCGCCTAACATATTATTAACATATTCATTAACTCTAGGTGTGGTCCGTAATTGCACCACAAGTCAGTCACCTGACCCTACCACCACCTCACCTAATCCACTGGCCATGTGTGTAATTGTTCTCTAGTTACTccagtaatttatttaatcgTCAGGGTTTGCTTCCAATTCTGGATCATTTTGCCGTTTAAGGGAGACGACCATCGCCCACTGGCATTTCCACTGGTTACGTTTGACCTTCTAAAAGTAGAAAGACAGTAGAGCTTCTCCTTAacttataatttaaagtaaacagTAAAGTTTTGTTTGAATAGTACTTAAGGCAGAGTATTCCctaatgtttgtttttattattaaaatagttCAGATCTAGTCAGCTGAAAGTTTATAAACAAGTCAAGGATGTCGCTATCTAAGAACTTTTTAAGTCCTTTTTAGGGAAGCCCGACTGTTTAAATGTATATGCTACTGCACTACGATTCCAAGGTATTTCTGCAGCCAGAATTTTGCATGCGGAACCTGAGCTCAATGTGGAAAATCTGATATGCGGCAGCACGTATCGATTTAGTAATTTCCGCGAGACTTTTCCGCTCGGCAGGCGGCGCCTCTCAACTTGCAACATTCGTTGCCTTAGTCCTCGCAAAAGGCAAAATGTGGCTCAGACAGAGCCCGGCCAAGCCAACGGCATAGACAGTTTAGATGGATGAGAAAACTTGTTTATATGGCTCACCGAAATTGCGCACATTTCTCATACTCTAATATTCAGTGGCGTGCTGGGTCACCTTTTCCGCAAAAAATGTgacccccccaaaaaaaaaagcaacctGCTTGCCTGCGAATCGTGAATTCCCTTTTTGCCAACTTTACGAGGCAACTAACTAACTCGTCCTATCGATTGCAGTATATATCATAGGTGATATCAAGAAGCCATAAATTCAAGAGATACGAGTTGATTGAGTTAAAACTTTTGGCAAAGGACTTAGCTAAATCAGTGGAAACCACTGGGCGGATTAGGTCGGGCATTAGCTTTTAGCTTTATCGGAATgccagttaaaaaaaaaaaaaacagttacTGTGATTTAGTTAATAGTAGAAGTCATCCGAGGCTTCTTAAAGAGTTTTCCCTTAGCCTTAACAGCGTGTCAGAGTGTAGAGtgtagagtgtgtgtgtgtgaatgggTTGAAAATACCAAATAATTTTAGGCATAATTTATTCATGCCATCGGCAGCTTAGCTAACCCCAGGACCTAGAGCAGCAGTAGGGCAAGCAATCTACTTTTAACTCCATCCCTTCCAGCTCCATTTCGAAATCCATCCCCTCCACATTTGGCGACGGTGTGAAGTCATAAACGCAATCAAGCAATGCTACGACATAGAGATTAAGTCAGACGAACGCTCATCAGCATACGTACACGTTCCGTACTGTACTCtactcatcctcatcctcccTGCCCTGCCATCTCATCTCATAGCCCGTCAGTTCGTTCAATCCTTCTGAATTTCAGCTCACATGTCAGGCCTAACAAGTCAAACAGATGCTCCGGGTGAGAGAGTTTCCGACCCGTCGAAAGCAAACACACAGCGGATGGAGCTCGTCGTTGCCCATCTATCATCTCGCAAAGCGAGAGAATCTCTCAGCCTcagtctctgtctctgtctcagACTCATCGGCATGAGCTTTTGGCTTGTAATATCATATACATAATCCGCATAATCTGCATATATATTAATAGTTATGTATGTACGAACAGCATTTTTTGGAACCGAACAAATAAATAGACAAATCGAAAAGACAAATTTCCCCAGCCCGAGGAGGGTCTGTTGTTATTTAAGAGCTTTTCCACTTTAAGGTGCTCCCGGGTCCTCCAATGAGACGGAGCAGGAGCTGAAACAATGGTTAGTGCGGGGAGCGTGAATTATTGATCAGTCTCAAAATTGAATTCACAACCAAACTGCAGATATACtgtactgtgtgtgtgtgtacttgtgtttatttatatttaaccaGGAGCCAGTCAGTTGGAGAATTCGAAGGAAAATTCCCGgaaaaaaacccgaaaaaaCGAAGCTGACTGCACGGTTAGAAAGCAAAGTTGTGTTTGGTGCGGAAAATAACCATAAATACGGAGAGCTAACCCCGCACTGGCTCTCCCTCCATGAATATTTCATTGAAGCTGCCGCCACATCCAGCTCTCCCGCGGGGGAAGCCCCATCTGAGCATCCTCTAAATGGAGTTTTAAGACTCTAATTGAGCCCTCGCCCAACTTGGATAACATTAATTGATCGGCTCCGCTTCCGCTGAGCAGGAGGCCAACTTGGCCGGGTAGCCAGGTTCCCGGGTTACCGACTTCACCCCAAATTCCAATTGCGATGCAGAGTGGGCGGCACTTGAGGCGACTCACACGCTACGCCCACACGCCACGCCCAAGACAAGCCACCAAGTTGGCGACGCAAAACAAAAGAAGCCGAAATAAAACCAAAGTTCATTCGAAAAACATTTGCAGGGCATTTGTCATGGCAAGAGGAGGTTGCAAAACTTTGCCTGTCCCAAGCACTTGTTAAATGCTCGAAAATATCgatgtttttgtttctgttttcgtttttatttttgtatttttgggcCCTCCTtccaaaaatgaaaaacaagtGCTTCCTTCATAACCCACAACTGCTGCGATGACATAACCGAAAAATCTTGGGCCAACAAACAACATTAGCCTAAGCACCCTGTCAGCACACGGCTATAAATAGGAGTACAGCCTGGCAGTCAACTCTTCCTGAAAGCCTCCTCCTCATCGGTTTTTGCTTATGCTTCTCCCCATCTCACCTGAAGCCGCGGCCATTTAATTTAACACATTATGCGATATCAGCCAACAAAGCGGCGGAAAGGTAAGTGCCTCGACCGAAACAACAGGAAAAATGTATGGTCAAGGGCCCCGACTGTGAAATACCCGGTAATCAGAGCtctttttatgtattttacggtcatttaataaggaaatttctttaaattaagctttaaaatCTGATGGAGATGCAAAAAATCTtctgttaaatttaattatcttttaaattcctttaaaaacttcatcagtatttcagcttacctttaaataaatgtgcaaaaatgttcaaaagtTACCTTAACTCCAAGGATACCGCGCCCGAAAAGCCAAATTACAGTACAccgtatatacatatatatttagaaagtACGGAGTTCACAGGCCGCTGACAGGGGGCATTAGGGGAGGCAGTTTCCGCTGAGCTCGACTCGAAAGTGAAATGTGACAGCGAAATGTGTTGCAATTCATTAGAGAGCAGAGGGAGGCGGACACCACCTCCTGAagtccttttttttattagtcgcatgtgtgtgtgtgtgggcggcAGGACCATACTGCGGGGGTGTGCGTATATGTAATTATGATGACCGCATTTTTTTTCACGCCTTATTTCCAGCTAAATTAATGTAACGCCATGGTCCCCATCCCAGTCCCAGCTGGAACCGGTAGTCACAGTCTGTGCTGGCTAGCTGGCTGATTCAGCGTTTCTTGTGCTTCCGTCCTCTCTTGGCCGTAAACAACTTGGTGGCGGCCACCGGGTTACCACTTCTAATaataaatcacaaaaaaatgaaGTCAAGGCTGCGCTGGAAAATGCGCTACTCCCACTACTCCCTTGTAAATTGAAAGGTCCCTTGGAGCTGCACTAAGCTTTTTATCTCCAGATCTTTGAGTCGAGTGACTCTGAGAAACGGTTATAAATACAGGGATATAGACATATACttactttaatatatttttccatttacttagaaaaaaaaaactgtaacAAAATCGAACGTTGTTGGGTTTTCCCAACATAAATCATGTCTTGTGAGCCGAAAACATTACCATTTTCCGATACAGATAGTAATTTGAGTTTGGGCAAATCTTGCCGACGGAACACACGTACTACTCGTACCTTCATTCTGAAAGAAAAGACGTGTTCGGAAAATTGTGCATAAAACTTTTGCGTGACAATTTATAGCTCAATGCCCACCCGAAAAACCGCTGTGAGTTGTaagcatattttatattttcgcaCACGAAATCCAAGGGGACCCCGCGCCCTCCGCCTGAATAATAAAACTGCCTTCGAGTTGAACTTAAAGTTTATTACTACAATAGAACACTTTCGGCCTCTGGTCTGGTCGAGGGCTGGCCGATAGGTCCTTACAGAGATCCTTACATTCATCCAAGTGAACATTTATAAAGTACATAGTTGGGTAcaaatatgatatatatatatattatgataCAGCTTTTTCTGGGTGTGCTTAAAATCTCCTCGAGCTCAAGTGCAGCTCCAAAATCCGGTCTCGCTTTAGGCTTAGTTTCAGTTACACTTTCGCTTTAGCTTGCGATTGCTTAAACATTAAATGGGTTGGCCGGACGGACGCTGTGTACGCCTGCGGGGTCAGGCCGTGCTTGACCAACAAAGGACACGCCAGATATGTCGTCGGCAGTTGGCAGTTGGCAGTTACTGGACTGGACCCACGGACTCACTCCGGCACACGCAAgctggacacacacacacacacaacaaaggGGATGTGGATAAGGGGATGAGGAGGCAGGACAGGAGCCTCATCATCACGCTCCTCTCATCCTGCTGACGGTCAACAGTTGCCGTCCTGGCAGCAACAAAGACACGCAAATACTATAATTTGTCTTTTGTTTCGTTCTGTTCCTCGCACAATCAACGCTCCGACACACAAAAATACTATATAGGAAAGGCAGGGAATCTTGACTTCCGGTCAAGTTCACTGAGTCCTGAGTCTTAATGACACTGCTATAACGTGTCCTTGGTAGCCTTAAAGTTACTCTCAAAGAAGTGCAAGCGTCTTGCACGAACTTGCCACTTACGGGAGTGTCCTGTAAACAGCATTCTCTATCGAATCAATATTGACGAGAATAGTAGTTTCTTAGTtcttagtttagtttttatatatgtagtaAACCGACTTTGAGATGACAGAATAATTAAATCTGTTAAATACAGTATTTGGTTAACAAATTCAGGAGGTTGGACTTGGTGTgctcaaatattaatttcaattttcagaCAGATACAAAGGTTCGTGACTCTACCGACTAGCTAGTCTCTTATAACACACACCTTCTGAAACTTAAGCCTGACCTTTGCCACAACGTTAGGGATTAAGATAGTCAGGAAGTGGCCAGAACAGGATCTTTCTCTAAGAGAGCTGCATGAAATAAGCCAGCAAAGTGTCAAGATTGAAACTAAGAAAGTCAATAAGTATCCACCTGATCTGAGCTTGGGTTCTAATAAGACCAGTTACCATGGGAAACTAGATACCAGGCCAAGCTCCAGGCTAGCCACGGAACATGGCCAGATGATTTGGCGGACGCTTTTGCTTGCAGATGGGCCTGCAGGTGAGCCGCCAAAAGGCAGTGCGAAAGTCCGGATTGTAGAAGGCATAGATGAAGGGATTGATGGCACAGTTGACCCACCCAATCCACGTAAAGCCGAACATCAAGTCCTCAAGGACCGCGGGCCGCGGCAGGAAGGGTATCAGCAGATAGTAGACGAAGAAGGGCATCCAGCAAGCAATTAGGCCGCCCATCACAATGGTCAGGGTCTTGGCGGTCTTGGTGTCACGTTTCGTGGTGGACACTCGCATCGGCATGCGATGGTGATGGTTGTGGTGATGGTTCTGGGAGCCATGGTGATGGCCATACTTCTGCGGCCCCTGTGAATgggagtgcgagtgcgagtgggAGTCCGCCTCCAGTTTCTCCGACACCTCGGCAGAGGCACCGCCCAGACAGGTGTCCGAGAAGGAAGCCTGGCTGCCCGTGCCCACGTAGTGGAGGCCAGAGGGCGTGGAGTGCATGCAGGGTCCGCCGTACTTGCAGCTAATTGCCGAGCAGTGGATGAGCGACGAGAGACGCGACACCTCGACCAGCTCGTAAAATGTGGGCTGGTGCTTGAACGTTAGCGTCTTGTCCGGCACACTTTTATCCGCCTGACACTTGGCGGAGCACTTGGAGCACTTGACTGACGACGATGTCTGCTTGCCAGCGCCTGTGCCCGCGCTCGTTGTGTTGGCAGTGACGCTGGCATTTGAGGTGGCAGCTATGACGGTGGGCGGGTCGTGCAGCGAGTTGAATCTCCAGCGGGACTTCCTGTTTGGCAGCCACTTGGTTGGCGTGCAGTGATAGTGCTCCGACTCGGAGATGAAGTTGTCGCCATCAACATCGTAGTCCGCCGTGCGCTCCGAGTTCTGGCAATGGAAAAAAGAAAGGGAAGGGAACGAAAGATGAAACTctaggcactgagagaaatctTTTCTAGGTAAaagaaaagttaaaatatatttagagagCCTTAAAAAAGGTTTATTTATAACATGTGCTACTTAATTTAGGTGTTCTTGGTCTTGAATTGAGATACAATCTCATATATCAAGCTTGATTCCCTTTGAAAGATAGTGCTCCCTCCTCCCAGTGCTTGTCAGGTTAGTCGAGTCGAGTGGTTGCTTAGTTGGTTAGATGGTGTGACATGATAAATTTCAGGGGACATTTCAACGGACGGAGGAGCAAAGGACATGGTTATGACGATGGCAATGGAGATGGAGCTTACCGCATCGCGCACAATGCGCTGTCGGCGCGACGTGAGCACATAGCCAATCTTCACGTAGACGTACAGCATCACCGTGAGGGGAATAAAGAAGGATCCCATTGCTGAGAAGACGACGTATCCCTTGTTCTGGTTGTAGCGGCAATCCACGAACTCCGCCTGGTGCCGTCCCGCCTCGTACCTGCGAATGGCAAATTGAATTCCAGTTCGAATTGTGCATGTGGTTATGGTGGGCTGTAGGATTGCGGGGTTTTCTggtttttcggttttctgGGTCTGCTGTGTGGCTGCGTGATTGCGGTCGGGACTCCGACTCGAATCCAAAGTCTCTGGTGCTTTGGCATTGACAACTGGCTGAGTTGAGCCGGGGCAATCCGAATTCAAATccagagccaaagccaaagccagtgCCTGTCGGAGGCggtctttattattttctttcggAGTCCCTTCTGGAAGCCATTTACTTATGCACATCTCAC
Above is a genomic segment from Drosophila kikkawai strain 14028-0561.14 chromosome 3R, DkikHiC1v2, whole genome shotgun sequence containing:
- the TyrR gene encoding octopamine receptor isoform X1, giving the protein MAVNLQLNNLSVIYPSLMYVAASSLAAGGRGLGLAGSGLPENISIVYEDLLSAANGTGGGAPATAGTRAGAGGATGLNVVLPQGGPNETAGGAASDAVDALTEAGPTAAVTTFNYYNESAAAAEWEHFYDLVLSWQGICLIAVFATFIVVTVIGNTLVILAILTTRRLRTITNCFVMSLAVADLLVGIFVMPPAVAVHLIGSWQLGWVLCDIWISLDVLLCTASILSLCAISVDRYLAVTRPLTYSRKRRSKRLALIMILIVWLLALAITCPPILGWYEPGRRDLRECRYNQNEGYVIFSAMGSFFIPMAVMIYVYARISCVIASRHDNMTDISVHNKKFKRYTAADVENELSEQEQHSSVGQRQRQATSRTFSNQTIAKELHEMMLSDSDNCAAPPVAGGGPSGGGGTAGTTGSSAGAHCQSLLALPSGGAGGGGKNGCYELTRPSSLKRTSTASTTITTMTSGIGPGSSLLDAQWQAQSAGQAPRPHSFRHSRGHHHHPHYHLQSGVTATSASGGGAGAGANTTTSKSLSNRITSLKKENKTTQTLSIVVGGFIACWLPFFVNYLITPFLAEHQASHMLAKALTWLGWFNSAINPFIYAFYSVDFRAAFWRLTCKRFFSAGQKPQFPTNTMSIRR
- the TyrR gene encoding alpha-1D adrenergic receptor isoform X2: MAVNLQLNNLSVIYPSLMYVAASSLAAGGRGLGLAGSGLPENISIVYEDLLSAANGTGGGAPATAGTRAGAGGATGLNVVLPQGGPNETAGGAASDAVDALTEAGPTAAVTTFNYYNESAAAAEWEHFYDLVLSWQGICLIAVFATFIVVTVIGNTLVILAILTTRRLRTITNCFVMSLAVADLLVGIFVMPPAVAVHLIGSWQLGWVLCDIWISLDVLLCTASILSLCAISVDRYLAVTRPLTYSRKRRSKRLALIMILIVWLLALAITCPPILGWYEPGRRDLRECRYNQNEGYVIFSAMGSFFIPMAVMIYVYARISCVIASRHDNMTDISVHNKLTCQA
- the TyrRII gene encoding probable G-protein coupled receptor No18, with amino-acid sequence MPLVQPPESSPADQHPLVLYSKFLSTALTLATSNITTTADGGLLLIQTTAATLLETTAGAGAGAASAVATTSTLKVPSMNSYLVSMAWPKSLAVAVFLVLILVTVVGNTLVILAVLTTRRLRTVTNCFVLNLAITDWLVGIFVMPPSVLLYVTGTWRFGWILCDIWISMDILLCTGSILSLCAISLDRYLAVTQPLTYSKKRRSKRLALLMILVVWITALSITCPPYLGWYEAGRHQAEFVDCRYNQNKGYVVFSAMGSFFIPLTVMLYVYVKIGYVLTSRRQRIVRDANSERTADYDVDGDNFISESEHYHCTPTKWLPNRKSRWRFNSLHDPPTVIAATSNASVTANTTSAGTGAGKQTSSSVKCSKCSAKCQADKSVPDKTLTFKHQPTFYELVEVSRLSSLIHCSAISCKYGGPCMHSTPSGLHYVGTGSQASFSDTCLGGASAEVSEKLEADSHSHSHSHSQGPQKYGHHHGSQNHHHNHHHRMPMRVSTTKRDTKTAKTLTIVMGGLIACWMPFFVYYLLIPFLPRPAVLEDLMFGFTWIGWVNCAINPFIYAFYNPDFRTAFWRLTCRPICKQKRPPNHLAMFRG